In a single window of the Treponema primitia ZAS-1 genome:
- a CDS encoding DUF4116 domain-containing protein → MSSEKTYQEWFAEASQDSFVLANMPPSMITPEICFEALKCPSPYNALMRTPKKLLTREFCLAAAQKTGDTLNYLKHIKKTDLMTPEICFAAVNTYGRALEHAPETQKTPELCLAAVQQDPYALRYVPEQLKTKELCLVAFQKNHNTLNYMPENFITPELCLIAVKESGYLIFKDIPEKFKTAELCKSAVERDGVSLEYVPGKLKTAELCLAAVQKNGNALKSVPEKFKTPELCLIAVQNNSSALKSVPEKFKTAELCFIAVLNDNAAFQEVPQAIKAQVQQMLNDTPPEKAAPQAPPAAAEENEALTDIIDEIKALINGGNPPTYLIPYLQPLAAEGYTEIQQILNTLNSSKTKTKAAGSDLFDTLGWAYQFADDSNNAIVVFTEAIKIDPKNSDLYYGRGFGYEYKEDYASAIADYTLSLQLKSDNDGSLSGRGRCYYETGQLKEALADLTKACKLVPADQYYRELLEMVKAAL, encoded by the coding sequence ATGTCAAGCGAAAAAACATATCAGGAGTGGTTTGCCGAGGCGAGCCAGGATTCGTTTGTACTGGCAAACATGCCCCCTTCGATGATAACACCGGAAATTTGCTTTGAGGCTTTAAAATGCCCCAGCCCATACAATGCATTAATGCGAACGCCCAAAAAATTATTAACCAGGGAATTCTGCCTTGCAGCCGCACAGAAAACAGGGGATACCCTGAATTATCTGAAACATATTAAAAAAACAGACCTTATGACACCGGAAATTTGTTTTGCCGCTGTTAATACCTACGGACGGGCATTGGAGCATGCGCCGGAAACGCAAAAAACGCCGGAACTCTGTCTTGCCGCTGTTCAACAAGATCCTTATGCGCTTCGATATGTACCGGAGCAATTAAAAACAAAGGAACTCTGCTTAGTTGCTTTTCAGAAAAATCATAACACGCTAAATTATATGCCGGAAAATTTCATCACTCCGGAATTATGCCTTATCGCAGTTAAAGAAAGCGGGTACCTGATTTTTAAAGACATACCGGAAAAATTTAAAACTGCGGAACTTTGTAAAAGCGCCGTAGAGCGGGATGGTGTTTCCCTTGAGTATGTGCCCGGTAAATTAAAAACTGCGGAACTCTGCCTTGCTGCGGTACAGAAAAACGGCAATGCCCTTAAAAGCGTACCGGAAAAGTTTAAAACACCGGAACTCTGCCTTATCGCAGTACAGAATAACAGCTCTGCCCTTAAAAGCGTACCGGAAAAATTTAAAACTGCGGAGTTGTGTTTTATTGCCGTACTGAACGACAACGCTGCCTTTCAAGAGGTGCCCCAGGCAATTAAAGCGCAGGTTCAACAGATGCTGAACGATACGCCGCCTGAAAAAGCCGCGCCCCAGGCGCCTCCAGCAGCAGCCGAAGAAAATGAAGCCCTTACAGACATCATTGATGAAATCAAGGCGCTTATCAACGGAGGGAATCCCCCAACCTATCTCATTCCCTATTTACAGCCATTAGCTGCGGAAGGGTATACGGAGATTCAGCAAATCCTGAACACACTGAATTCTTCAAAAACAAAGACAAAAGCTGCCGGATCGGATCTTTTTGATACCCTCGGATGGGCGTATCAATTTGCAGATGATAGTAATAACGCTATTGTTGTTTTCACCGAAGCTATCAAAATTGATCCGAAAAATTCCGATTTGTATTATGGACGCGGCTTCGGATACGAATACAAAGAAGATTATGCCAGCGCAATCGCGGATTACACACTAAGTTTACAGCTAAAGAGCGATAACGACGGTAGTTTATCCGGCCGCGGCAGATGTTATTACGAAACAGGTCAATTAAAAGAAGCCCTGGCGGATTTAACCAAGGCCTGTAAACTCGTTCCTGCCGATCAGTATTACAGAGAGCTATTGGAAATGGTAAAAGCCGCCCTTTAG
- a CDS encoding leucine-rich repeat domain-containing protein, protein MDDEYDEEENTYKTILTIKEGDTSDYSRRQGKEIVALKFAPGISAIRANFSHNEIRSLTIPDTVTAISRGAFANNLLTELILSHKLSVIGRNTFAENFLTALTIPEGVEGIDIDGFRKNRLNKVSLPSTLKWLGDGAFSENPLVSITLGSLVEGRDADGTPNSIPAEETFGIYGRSFISCYIETGSAAGTYRYNESTGVWSYGH, encoded by the coding sequence ATGGATGATGAATACGATGAAGAAGAAAATACCTACAAAACCATACTCACCATAAAAGAAGGGGATACCTCTGATTACAGCAGGCGGCAGGGAAAAGAAATTGTGGCCCTTAAATTTGCGCCGGGGATTAGCGCTATACGCGCCAATTTTTCGCATAACGAAATACGCTCCCTTACTATCCCCGATACGGTCACGGCGATAAGCCGCGGAGCATTTGCCAATAACCTGCTCACGGAATTGATACTGTCACACAAACTTTCCGTCATCGGCAGAAATACTTTTGCGGAAAACTTCCTCACGGCGCTCACCATACCGGAAGGCGTCGAAGGTATTGATATTGACGGGTTTAGAAAAAACCGATTGAACAAGGTCTCGCTTCCGTCAACCCTCAAATGGTTAGGGGACGGCGCTTTTTCTGAAAATCCGCTGGTCAGTATTACTTTGGGCTCTTTGGTAGAAGGGCGCGATGCGGATGGAACGCCAAACTCAATCCCGGCGGAAGAAACATTCGGCATATACGGACGGAGTTTCATTTCGTGCTACATAGAAACCGGCAGCGCTGCGGGAACCTACAGGTACAACGAAAGTACGGGGGTATGGAGTTATGGGCATTAA
- a CDS encoding sensor histidine kinase — MFTLVRPRRLPCRLPAFFLLVFSPALYAVPQEQASAGIIPLIEQWMDVERAFYSDDASLPLIFAAFREDMENYMRSPLFRQYAGLPSGDQKETMGSLITDFAEAAAAGRRAEAETAAEGIGAALVLWQYFESSVSDAVFARTYFLFAVFMLIIGVLILALWRIHRDLQHSRIQEQGAAAFSRAVIIAQETERSRISMELHDTVLQDLGRLKQLTEECGGERRGPLLAMEGNIMKVLRSVCQTIMPPDFSRLALVDSLYTLSVNFQERTGIPCRVGISEGLSMEGLNAELQLQCYRLVQEAFTNIEKHAHAETAFLTLQNGRLGDRASLLICAADDGVGMQDTGHPLDYSRMGIRGMYERITILKGTLSFNGDPGHGLTVRIEIPLGEEP; from the coding sequence ATGTTCACCCTCGTGCGTCCGCGACGTCTCCCGTGCAGGCTTCCGGCTTTTTTTCTCCTGGTTTTTTCCCCGGCCCTATACGCCGTACCGCAGGAACAGGCTTCCGCCGGGATCATCCCCCTGATCGAGCAGTGGATGGATGTGGAACGGGCCTTCTACTCGGACGACGCTAGTCTCCCTTTGATATTCGCCGCATTCCGGGAAGATATGGAAAATTATATGCGCTCCCCCCTTTTCCGCCAGTATGCGGGGCTGCCTTCCGGGGATCAGAAGGAAACCATGGGTTCTCTTATCACTGACTTTGCCGAAGCCGCTGCCGCAGGGCGACGGGCGGAAGCGGAGACTGCTGCGGAAGGCATAGGGGCCGCCCTGGTGTTGTGGCAATATTTTGAAAGCTCCGTATCGGATGCAGTTTTTGCCCGGACCTATTTTTTATTCGCCGTTTTTATGCTGATCATCGGCGTCCTGATACTTGCCCTATGGCGCATACACCGGGACCTCCAGCATTCCCGCATACAGGAACAGGGGGCCGCCGCTTTTTCCCGGGCGGTGATCATTGCCCAGGAAACAGAACGGTCCCGGATTTCTATGGAACTGCACGATACGGTTTTACAGGATTTAGGACGGCTGAAACAGCTTACCGAAGAATGCGGTGGGGAAAGGCGCGGGCCCCTGCTTGCCATGGAGGGGAACATCATGAAGGTCCTCCGTTCGGTTTGCCAAACCATTATGCCCCCGGATTTCAGCCGCCTGGCCTTGGTGGATTCTCTCTACACCCTCTCTGTCAACTTCCAGGAACGGACCGGGATTCCCTGCCGGGTCGGCATAAGCGAGGGGCTCAGTATGGAAGGGCTCAATGCGGAACTACAGCTCCAGTGTTACCGCCTGGTTCAGGAGGCCTTCACCAATATTGAGAAACACGCCCATGCGGAAACAGCTTTCCTAACCCTGCAAAACGGGCGTTTGGGGGACCGGGCCAGCCTGCTTATCTGCGCAGCCGATGATGGCGTGGGTATGCAGGATACCGGCCATCCCCTGGACTATTCCCGCATGGGAATACGGGGAATGTATGAACGGATAACAATACTAAAAGGAACCCTTTCCTTCAACGGCGATCCCGGGCACGGCCTTACGGTGCGGATAGAGATACCCCTGGGGGAGGAACCATGA
- a CDS encoding formylglycine-generating enzyme family protein: MSSNIPAIDTINSFAAILGDLVRDKGAGVLHSPQLKPLLSDYTRREYKNEARLFLRLQDSLCAEKIMAASPSDLDSVALSLVQFLQDEYALSEFAACFIIEALSSSLRGVIPASITATPSNLKSQAAAPLLATQFSAHSSVNGGFVQIAPGSFIMGGDLPEVPKHSVAVGAFAIAQSPVTQAEFFTVMGYNPSYSYGADFPVEGLSWYEAVEYCNSRSVYDGLTPVYIIDKTKEAPPLRVLSWGDDPFNWIISADSFADGYRLPSEAEWEYTCRAGTLTDYNTGNQTLPLGAACMKSCSPAPVGSFPPNNWGLYDMHGNINEWCSNRTNDGRCYYRGGSYRDNPNSMRSWKRGDPQRPWRTAAPAFIWSADYTDPHGGFIGPYGIRLVKN, translated from the coding sequence ATGAGCAGTAACATTCCTGCAATCGATACAATCAATAGCTTTGCGGCAATCCTTGGAGACCTTGTCCGCGATAAGGGCGCGGGGGTATTACACAGCCCGCAATTAAAGCCCCTGCTTTCCGACTACACCAGAAGGGAATATAAAAACGAGGCTCGTCTTTTTCTGCGTTTACAGGATTCACTTTGCGCTGAAAAAATAATGGCGGCCTCCCCTTCCGATCTGGACAGCGTTGCCCTCTCGCTGGTTCAGTTTTTGCAGGATGAATATGCGCTCTCAGAATTTGCCGCCTGTTTTATTATTGAGGCTTTGAGTTCAAGTCTGCGTGGAGTGATACCCGCCTCCATCACTGCGACGCCCTCAAATTTGAAAAGCCAGGCAGCAGCACCGCTACTTGCAACGCAGTTTTCCGCGCATAGTTCTGTAAATGGCGGCTTTGTACAGATTGCCCCGGGATCATTTATTATGGGCGGAGATTTACCGGAGGTTCCTAAACACAGCGTTGCTGTAGGCGCTTTCGCCATTGCCCAATCTCCGGTAACACAAGCGGAGTTTTTTACGGTCATGGGATATAATCCAAGCTATAGCTACGGCGCGGATTTTCCTGTGGAGGGCCTTAGCTGGTACGAAGCGGTGGAATACTGTAACAGCCGCAGCGTATATGACGGCCTTACCCCTGTGTATATCATTGATAAAACAAAGGAAGCGCCGCCTCTGAGGGTACTCAGTTGGGGGGATGACCCCTTCAACTGGATTATCAGTGCCGACTCTTTCGCCGATGGCTACCGTCTGCCCTCGGAGGCTGAATGGGAGTATACCTGCCGCGCGGGTACGCTTACCGATTACAACACCGGCAATCAGACATTACCCCTTGGTGCAGCCTGTATGAAAAGCTGCTCCCCCGCTCCAGTGGGGAGTTTTCCTCCGAATAATTGGGGCTTATACGATATGCACGGTAACATCAATGAATGGTGCAGTAACCGTACTAATGACGGCCGCTGTTATTACCGGGGTGGCTCATACAGGGATAACCCAAATAGTATGCGCTCCTGGAAAAGGGGTGATCCCCAAAGGCCCTGGAGAACAGCCGCCCCGGCTTTTATATGGAGCGCCGATTACACCGACCCGCATGGCGGCTTTATAGGCCCTTACGGGATACGGCTGGTAAAAAACTAA
- a CDS encoding response regulator transcription factor, which produces MEQKDKEEYKRYRDALKRIGQKKTLVLIDSHTMFRELFVSWLIKTGERLWQTYDFSSGSEKLAALFEKKPPDYILLRMDFDMKDAVDFLSLLEKQNTKTRTVVYSDCTDYTHVRAAYYGSSGGFFSTKNTTKEIILCLQTIKYSKYIDVNNAQKMADAAEKVKSLLKKEQEVFTLVQQGFSNAEMAAQLGIGKHSVENYLSALYTKFGVESRKELENL; this is translated from the coding sequence ATGGAACAGAAAGATAAGGAAGAATACAAAAGATACCGGGATGCCCTGAAAAGAATCGGGCAAAAAAAGACTTTGGTCCTTATTGATTCCCACACCATGTTTCGGGAATTGTTTGTCTCCTGGCTGATAAAGACCGGAGAGCGTTTATGGCAGACCTATGATTTTTCATCGGGCAGCGAAAAATTAGCCGCCTTATTTGAAAAAAAGCCCCCGGATTATATTTTGCTCAGAATGGATTTCGATATGAAGGATGCTGTCGATTTCCTTTCCCTCCTTGAAAAGCAAAATACAAAAACACGCACCGTGGTTTATTCGGATTGTACCGATTATACCCATGTTCGGGCTGCGTATTATGGATCTTCCGGCGGTTTTTTTAGTACCAAAAATACTACAAAAGAGATCATTCTCTGTTTACAGACTATCAAATACAGTAAATACATAGACGTGAATAATGCGCAAAAAATGGCGGATGCTGCGGAAAAAGTAAAGTCTTTGCTCAAAAAAGAGCAGGAAGTATTCACCCTTGTACAACAGGGCTTTTCCAACGCCGAAATGGCGGCCCAGCTTGGCATCGGCAAACACAGTGTGGAAAATTATTTGAGCGCCTTATACACCAAGTTCGGTGTGGAGAGCCGCAAGGAACTGGAAAATTTGTGA
- a CDS encoding hybrid sensor histidine kinase/response regulator, with translation MNNNSLQNRLLYAILFPCVAALLVSGVLVIVALVNIRAATSNGKFDIGRIAADSIMVSLLDQGIADTSGLVRSNARTINDDLEDIAGDIVLIKDSIGKMYQEPDAFKPVPVPNYRDIPPGQLQIHWFFDPTMQKDRRFDASDLERAGLLEETYLLGNAGRLLALIMDKNPDISTMFITTASGINIQYDKDAAFKVDIPVDMLPIMRERYWYTAAKNSGALYISDAERDSAGRWLATTISAPFYGKDGTFKGVTGLDIKIENLDKNIQATVVGENGYAVLLKSTEGDTKIISAPGLGDMEEYDVSDFLGDDAESLIAEMRAEPFGTVRAMVRRDGEPVDSYIMWAPIELTGWTLAYILRVQDIAGLANNTSGEVLRMAKSIADNVDSTIRIITVIWAALLLLVILVAIFVSRFLSRKIARPINDAFIAKEQANIAKSQFLSNMSHEIRTPIGAIIGMTSIAKASTDSLRKDDCLNKIEGASRHLLGVVNDILDMSKIEAGKLELVSADFDFEKMIRNITNMINFRVAEKKQVLTVHIDEAIPRNLRGDDQRLSQVLTNLLGNAVKFTPEGGGIYLEARLLGEENGSCRIRVSVKDEGIGISTEQKDRLFHAFQQAESDTSRKYGGTGLGLVISKNIVEMMGGEISVEAELGQGSEFSFIVLLERGNALAADENGTPETDMQTDTGVFEGFTALIAEDVEINREIVSALLEPTLLAIDFAENGEKAVEMFQNNPEKYDMILMDVQMPKMDGFEATRRIRALPIAAAAVPIVAMTANVFREDIEKCIEAGMNDHLGKPLDYAVLLDKLRRYLNKKRV, from the coding sequence GTGAATAACAATTCGTTACAAAACAGGCTGCTGTACGCCATACTTTTCCCCTGTGTCGCGGCATTGCTTGTCAGCGGCGTTTTGGTCATTGTGGCGCTGGTGAACATCCGCGCCGCTACATCCAACGGTAAGTTTGATATAGGCCGTATCGCGGCGGATAGCATCATGGTATCCCTGTTGGATCAGGGGATTGCCGATACTTCCGGCCTTGTCCGCTCAAATGCCCGGACTATCAACGATGATCTGGAAGACATAGCCGGGGATATCGTCCTGATAAAAGACTCCATTGGGAAAATGTATCAGGAGCCGGACGCCTTTAAGCCTGTTCCGGTCCCTAATTACCGGGATATCCCGCCGGGGCAGCTTCAGATCCATTGGTTTTTCGATCCCACCATGCAAAAAGATCGCCGGTTTGACGCAAGCGATTTGGAGCGCGCGGGCTTATTGGAGGAAACCTACCTGCTTGGCAATGCGGGGCGGCTGCTCGCTCTCATCATGGATAAAAACCCCGATATCTCCACCATGTTTATTACCACAGCCTCGGGGATAAATATTCAATACGATAAAGATGCGGCGTTCAAAGTGGACATACCCGTCGATATGCTGCCTATCATGCGGGAGCGGTACTGGTACACCGCCGCGAAAAACTCAGGCGCCCTTTATATCTCCGACGCCGAACGGGATTCAGCGGGGCGCTGGCTTGCCACTACCATCTCGGCTCCCTTTTATGGGAAGGACGGTACGTTTAAGGGCGTAACCGGTCTGGATATCAAAATTGAAAATTTGGATAAAAATATACAGGCCACCGTGGTAGGCGAAAACGGTTATGCCGTTTTACTGAAAAGTACCGAGGGCGATACAAAAATCATTTCAGCCCCGGGCCTTGGCGATATGGAAGAATATGACGTTTCTGATTTTCTTGGGGACGATGCGGAAAGCCTCATCGCAGAAATGCGGGCAGAACCCTTTGGCACGGTACGCGCCATGGTGCGAAGGGATGGTGAGCCAGTTGATTCATATATCATGTGGGCCCCCATAGAGCTGACCGGCTGGACCCTTGCCTATATACTGCGGGTGCAGGATATTGCCGGCCTGGCGAATAATACCAGCGGAGAAGTATTGCGAATGGCAAAATCCATCGCAGATAATGTGGATTCAACTATCAGGATTATTACCGTGATTTGGGCAGCCCTGCTTTTGCTGGTTATCCTTGTCGCAATATTTGTATCCCGGTTTCTTTCCCGTAAAATTGCGAGGCCGATCAACGACGCGTTTATTGCGAAAGAACAGGCGAATATTGCGAAGAGCCAATTCCTCTCGAACATGAGCCATGAAATCAGGACGCCCATAGGCGCCATCATCGGCATGACAAGCATCGCGAAGGCTTCCACGGATTCGCTGCGGAAGGATGATTGCCTCAATAAAATTGAGGGCGCCTCCCGGCATCTTCTTGGGGTGGTCAACGATATACTTGATATGTCAAAGATCGAGGCGGGCAAACTCGAACTTGTCTCTGCGGATTTTGATTTTGAAAAGATGATTCGGAATATTACCAATATGATCAATTTTCGGGTTGCTGAAAAAAAACAGGTTTTGACCGTTCACATTGACGAGGCCATACCCCGCAATTTGCGCGGGGATGATCAGCGCCTTTCCCAGGTCCTGACAAACCTTTTGGGGAACGCCGTCAAATTCACTCCGGAAGGCGGGGGTATTTACCTTGAAGCGCGTTTGCTTGGTGAGGAAAATGGCAGCTGCCGCATCCGGGTGAGCGTAAAGGACGAGGGTATTGGTATAAGCACTGAGCAGAAAGACCGGCTGTTTCATGCGTTCCAGCAGGCCGAAAGCGACACCTCCCGCAAATACGGCGGCACCGGCCTTGGACTTGTCATTTCAAAAAACATCGTTGAAATGATGGGTGGGGAAATCAGTGTGGAAGCAGAGTTGGGACAGGGCTCCGAATTTTCGTTCATCGTGCTGCTTGAGCGCGGGAATGCCCTTGCTGCTGATGAGAATGGTACACCCGAGACCGATATGCAGACGGACACCGGCGTCTTTGAAGGTTTTACGGCGCTTATTGCCGAAGACGTGGAAATTAACCGGGAAATCGTGTCGGCCCTTTTGGAACCCACCCTCTTGGCTATAGACTTTGCGGAAAACGGAGAAAAAGCGGTGGAGATGTTTCAAAACAATCCGGAAAAATACGACATGATACTGATGGATGTGCAGATGCCCAAAATGGACGGATTTGAAGCTACCCGCCGTATCCGCGCTCTCCCCATCGCAGCCGCAGCTGTGCCTATTGTGGCAATGACCGCAAATGTATTCCGCGAAGATATAGAAAAGTGTATAGAGGCCGGCATGAATGACCATTTGGGAAAGCCCCTGGATTATGCAGTGCTTTTAGACAAACTGCGGCGCTACCTGAACAAAAAAAGGGTATAA
- a CDS encoding response regulator transcription factor: MNTLVLIDDHTMMRRGLAGYFTQTGRWQVLGEAGSQEDALTLFETLSAGPLPGVILLDIDLHGSWGLDLIPRLRQYYEQKPPALIYSVYEDYAHVKAAIRAEAAGYMCKSQGEAELEMAMDAVLQGRIFFAPHLIVKMDAVSDILLCLTKRERQIFDLVQRSYSNRQIAEELAVSVRTIENSLSIIYDKTGVPGRKELEKL; encoded by the coding sequence ATGAATACCCTTGTGCTAATCGACGACCACACCATGATGCGCCGCGGCCTGGCCGGCTATTTTACCCAGACCGGCCGCTGGCAGGTACTGGGTGAAGCGGGATCCCAGGAAGATGCGCTAACCCTTTTTGAAACCCTCTCCGCCGGCCCCCTGCCCGGGGTCATACTCCTGGATATCGATCTTCATGGTTCCTGGGGGCTCGATCTTATTCCCCGGCTCCGACAATATTACGAACAAAAACCCCCGGCGCTTATCTATTCTGTTTATGAGGACTACGCCCATGTAAAGGCCGCCATCCGCGCCGAAGCCGCAGGATATATGTGCAAGTCCCAGGGGGAAGCGGAATTGGAAATGGCCATGGATGCTGTTTTACAGGGGCGGATTTTCTTTGCCCCCCATCTGATCGTTAAGATGGACGCTGTCTCTGATATACTGCTCTGCCTCACCAAGCGGGAGCGGCAAATCTTCGACCTGGTCCAGCGTTCATACAGCAACCGCCAAATCGCCGAGGAACTTGCGGTCTCTGTGCGTACCATCGAAAACAGCCTGAGCATTATCTATGATAAGACCGGGGTTCCTGGCCGCAAGGAATTGGAAAAACTGTAA
- a CDS encoding formylglycine-generating enzyme family protein, producing MADNSFTVTLSNSINAQGSNFDVDFLETGAFWDMLEKNADISASTARLLRLCVVAGFHHRVSAAGSRTDLLLIARDLQKDFFIAPDPAEAILTLLVSLLRPNNPELLPDTGPVYSSGIEDLHQLPPPGNAAPEDAFLFVKGKSFMMGKPGGSGYDHLKPHKVTVGSFYICKFPVRQNDYYQIMQFNPSYRIGAALPVTGVSWYNAVDYCNKRSIIDELQPAYRIDTMPDPQNILAFDANKWTVTCNAEADGYRLPTDAEWECAYSLFQTDEYTREWCGDLWPVKINSYPQFERTYHKPREAWDKSCECPSGVGGGPYIGSLGFRLARTAYEQ from the coding sequence GTGGCGGATAATTCTTTTACGGTTACATTGTCAAACAGTATTAATGCGCAGGGCAGCAATTTCGATGTGGACTTTCTCGAAACCGGCGCTTTTTGGGATATGCTCGAAAAAAACGCCGATATATCCGCCTCAACAGCACGGCTCCTCCGGCTCTGTGTTGTGGCAGGGTTTCACCATAGGGTAAGCGCCGCCGGAAGCCGTACAGATTTACTGCTTATTGCCCGGGATCTGCAAAAAGACTTTTTTATAGCCCCTGATCCGGCGGAAGCTATACTTACCCTGCTTGTTTCCCTGCTCCGCCCCAATAATCCTGAGCTGCTGCCCGATACAGGGCCTGTTTATTCGTCAGGCATTGAGGACTTGCACCAGCTGCCCCCTCCGGGCAATGCGGCGCCGGAGGATGCCTTTCTTTTTGTAAAAGGAAAATCATTTATGATGGGTAAACCCGGCGGTTCCGGCTATGATCATTTAAAACCCCATAAAGTTACGGTAGGCTCCTTTTATATCTGCAAGTTTCCGGTAAGGCAGAATGATTATTACCAAATCATGCAGTTTAACCCCAGTTATCGTATCGGCGCGGCCTTGCCGGTAACCGGGGTAAGCTGGTATAATGCGGTGGATTACTGCAATAAACGCAGTATCATTGATGAGCTGCAGCCTGCATATCGTATTGATACCATGCCTGATCCGCAGAACATCCTTGCCTTTGATGCCAATAAGTGGACCGTTACCTGTAATGCCGAAGCTGACGGGTACAGGCTCCCCACAGACGCCGAATGGGAGTGCGCCTATTCGTTGTTTCAAACCGATGAATATACCCGTGAATGGTGCGGGGATCTGTGGCCAGTCAAGATCAACAGCTACCCTCAATTTGAGCGTACTTACCACAAGCCCCGGGAGGCATGGGACAAGAGCTGCGAATGCCCTTCCGGTGTTGGAGGAGGGCCTTATATCGGCAGTTTAGGTTTCCGCCTGGCAAGGACAGCTTATGAGCAGTAA